A stretch of Fusarium poae strain DAOMC 252244 chromosome 2, whole genome shotgun sequence DNA encodes these proteins:
- a CDS encoding hypothetical protein (BUSCO:48340at5125), translating to MSLPLPTRLLPRLRRLLSSRTIVSAAPRSTPEQWPQRHPLGPYYETILQSPSTQPADKPEVPPKSADSSVQDKFPTKQATQTPEEKARLVFGSRVLGQAEKDERLAARKAKATYIAGVLVPLKPTEPDNCCMSGCVNCVYDQYRDELEEWQLKNAEAQAALRKVEGSVDSDGGGSEANWAAAAPSVGEAKIAKDFWDDELYAGLPVGIREFMKTEKQLKKRHESEGSKES from the coding sequence ATGTCACTCCCACTACCGACAAGATTACTACCGAGGTTACGACGCTTACTCTCATCACGGACCATCGTCAGCGCCGCCCCAAGATCAACACCAGAACAATGGCCACAGCGTCATCCTCTAGGACCATACTACGAAACTATCCTCCAAAGCCCCTCCACACAACCCGCCGATAAACCAGAAGTACCACCCAAGTCAGCAGACTCCAGCGTCCAAGATAAATTCCCCACGAAACAAGCTACACAAACACCAGAAGAGAAAGCTCGCTTAGTTTTCGGATCGCGCGTTCTCGGACAAGCGGAAAAAGACGAAAGATTAGCGGCGCGAAAAGCAAAAGCTACATACATCGCCGGCGTACTCGTACCTCTCAAACCAACCGAGCCGGATAACTGTTGTATGAGCGGCTGCGTCAATTGCGTGTATGATCAATACCGTGATGAATTGGAAGAGTGGCAGCTCAAGAACGCAGAGGCCCAAGCTGCGCTGCGCAAAGTGGAAGGATCTGTGGATTCGGACGGTGGAGGCTCAGAGGCTAATTGGGCTGCTGCTGCGCCTTCAGTTGGAGAAGCCAAGATTGCAAAGGACTTTTGGGATGACGAGTTGTATGCCGGTTTACCTGTGGGGATTAGAGAGTTTATGAAGACGGAGAAACAACTCAAGAAAAGACATGAGAGCGAGGGTTCTAAGGAGAGCTGA